A segment of the Bradyrhizobium sp. CCBAU 53340 genome:
CGTCGCCACCGGCGCGAATGGCGTGATCGAGGGCAAGCGCGCGAAACGCTTCATCGATCTCTCCACCGTCGGCTCGGCGATGGCTGCCAAGATTCACGGCCTGCTTGCAAAACGCAACATCGTGCAGATCGACTGCCCGGTCTCGGGCGGCGTCGGCGGCGCCGAGAAGGGCACGCTGGCGGTGATGGTGTCGGGGCCGAAGGCGGAGTTCGAACTGCTCAAGGGCGCGCTCGACGTGATCGGAAAGGTGTTCTTCATCGGCGAGAAGCCGGGCGCGGCGCAGACCATGAAGCTCGCCAACAACTTCCTCTCGGCCACCGCCATGGTGGCGACGTCGGAAGCCGTGGTGATGGGCGTGAAAGCCGGGCTCGATCCCGCCGTGATGATCGACGTGATCAATGCCGGCTCGGGCATGAACACCGCGAGCCGCGACAAGTTTCCGCGCTCGGTGCTGCCGCGCAGCTTCGACTTCGGCTTTGCCACCGGGCTGATGGTGAAGGATGTGCGGCTTGCGCTGGAGGAGATGAAGCAGCTCGGCCTGTCGATGGATGTCGCGGACGCGGTCGGACGTCTCTGGGAGACCGTGATCGCTGCGGAAGGCGCCAATTCCGACTTCACCGCGGCGATCAAGCCGATCGAGAAGAAGGCCGGCGTCGTGGTGGGCGGCAAGGCGGGCGGACTTGCGGGGAAGTAGTGCCTGTCCTCCGCCGTCGTCCCGGCGCAGGCCCGGCCCCATAACCACCGAATTGAATTTGGCGAAGGCTGGTCATAACCACTTCGCACTACGACTTCTGCTGCGGAGTATGGGTCCCGGCCTGCGCCGGGACGACGCTGTAGTTGTTGAGCGAGCGCCGCCTCACAGCCACGGCGCTGGCGTGTCCATCGCAATGAGCTGCTCGACCTCGATGCGCGGGCGCACGACCGCGTATTGATCGCCCTTGACCAACACCTCCGGCACCAGCGGCCGCGTGTTGTAGGTACCGGCCTGAACGGCGCCATAGGCACCCGATGTCATGACCGCGATGAGATCGCCCGGCTTCGGCGTCGGCAGCGTGCGATCCAATGCGAGATAGTCCCCGGTCTCGCAGACCGGACCGACGACATCGGCCACGATCGTGGCCGCGCCCTTGGCCGGCTGCATCACCGGCAGAATATCGTGGTGCGCCTCATACAGCGTCGGTCGAATGAGGTCGTTCATGGCGGCATCGATGATGACGAAGTTCTTGCCGTCGCCGTGCTTCACATAGATCACCTTGGCGACGAGGATGCCGGCATTGCCGACGATCATGCGGCCCGGCTCGAACATCAGCGTGCAGCCGAGATTGTGGCTGACGCGCTTGACCATCGCGGCATAGGCATCCGGCGCGGGCGGCGCCTCGCGATCCATGTAATAGGGAATGCCGAGCCCGCCGCCGAAATCGACGTGGCTGATGGTGTGGCCGTCGCCGCGCAGCGTCTGCACGAATTCGGAGAGGATGCGGAACGCCGTCTCCATCTTGGAGAGATCGGTGATCTGGCTGCCGATATGCACGTCGGTCCCGGTGACCTCGATGCCCGGCAGCTTTGCGGCGCGCGCATAGACCTCGCGGGCATGCACGATCGGGATGCCGAACTTGTTCTCGGACTTGCCGGTCGAGATCTTGGCATGCGTGCCGGCATCGACATCAGGATTGACGCGGATGGAGATGCGCGCGGTCTTGCCCATCTCGGTTGCAAGCCGTGACAGCAGCTCGAGCTCGGGCTCGGATTCGACGTTGAGGCAGAGGATGTCGGCGGCCAGCGCGGCGCGCAGTTCGGCCTCGGTCTTGCCGACGCCGGAGAATACGATCTTGCTGGCGGGAATGCCGGCCGCGAGCGCGCGCTTCAGCTCGCCGCCCGAGACCACGTCAGCGCCGGCGCCAAGTTTCGCCAGCGTACGCAGCACCGACTGGTTGGAGTTCGCCTTCATGGCGTAGCAGACCAGCACCTTCTCGCCGGCAAAGGCATCGGCGAAGACGCGGTAATGCCGCTCCAATGTCGCGGTCGAATAGCAATAGAACGGCGTGCCGACGGTCGCGGCCAGCTCGGACAGGTTCACCGCCTCGGCGTGCAGCACGCCGTTGCGGTAGTCGAAATGGTTCATGGCGTTGGCTCAGTTATCCCGGCTCATTTCTTGCCGGGAGGTTCGTCCAGGAGCGGGTCGAGGATAAACGGTTTTTTCCTGCCCTTGGTCGCCGCCGGCGCGGCGTCCGCGCCGTAGGTCGGATTGAACACGCTCGGCGTCTTCTGGGCTTCGGTCTCGGTGTCGCCAGGCGCGGCAACATTGGCCGTGGAGGCGCTGGAGGCGGTCGGCGGGAGGTCGAGCGGGCCCTTGCGGCCGCAACCGGCAAGCGCGAGCGCGCTCATGCTCAAGACAATGATGGCCCACCCCGAACCGGCCGGGCGAAACTTTGACGTCACGACGAAATCCCCACTACGCGGCGCGCACCATACAGAGATTGGCACGCTCTGGCGAGAGCCGGATGACCATGAAACATCAGCGAAATTTTGCCTTCAGCCCAATTTTCGCTCTTTTTCCAGCCGCTTCGCCCAGGCCTTGGCCTGTGACGTCACGTTCTTCGGCGCGGTGCCGCCGAAGCTGGTACGGCTTTTCACCGACGATTCGACCGAGAGCACGCCGAGCACGTCCTTGGTAATCTTGGGCTCGATCGTCTGCATCTCCTTCAGCGGCAGTTCGTGCAGCGCCACGCCGCCCTCGGCGGCCTTGGCGACGATGCGGCCGGTGACGTGATGGGCCTCGCGGAACGGCATCTTCAGCGTCCGCACCAGCCAGTCGGCGAGATCGGTCGCGGTGGCATAACCCTCGCCTGCCGCAAGCTTCATCTTGGCTTCATCGGGCACGAGGTCGCGGACCATGCCGGTCATGGCGCGGATCGCCAGCGACAGCGCCGCGAAACCTTCCATGGCGCCCTGCTTGTCCTCCTGCATGTCCTTTTGATAGGCGAGCGGCAGGCCCTTCATCACGATCAAGAGACCGTTGAGCGCGCCGATGACGCGGCCGGTCTTGGCGCGCACGAGCTCAGCGGCATCAGGGTTGCGCTTCTGCGGCATGATCGACGAGCCGGTGGTGAACTTGTCGCTGAGCCGGATGAGACCCACCAGCGGCGAGGTCCAGATCACGATCTCCTCGGCAAAGCGCGACATGTGCACGGCGCAGATCGATGCGGCCGACAAGGTCTCCAGCACGAAGTCGCGATCGGACACCGCGTCCAGCGAATTGGCCATCGGACGGTCGAAGGCCAGCGCCTTCGCGGTGGCGTGCCGGTCGATCGGGAACGAAGTGCCGGCGAGCGCCGCAGCGCCGAGCGGGGATTCATTGAGCCGCTTGCGCGCATCCTGGAAACGGCCGCGGTCGCGCGCGGCCATTTCGACATAGGCGAGCAGATGATGGCCGAAGGTGACCGGCTGGGCTGTCTGCAGATGCGTGAAGCCGGGCATGACGGTACCGGCATGCTCCAGCGCACGCTCCACCAGCGCCCGCTGGAACGCGGCGAGCGCTGCATCGGTCTCGTCGACGATGTCGCGGACATAGAGACGGAAGTCGGTCGCGACCTGGTCGTTGCGCGAGCGCGCGGTGTGCAGGCGGCCGGCGGCGGGCCCGATCAGCTCCGACAGGCGGCTCTCGACATTCATGTGAATGTCCTCGAGCGCGCGCTTGAAC
Coding sequences within it:
- a CDS encoding NAD(P)-dependent oxidoreductase, with the translated sequence MDIGFIGLGNMGFPMARRLIEAGHKLVVFDTRQEAVEKLVARGAAAATSPKDVADQVETVMASLPSLQASLDVATGANGVIEGKRAKRFIDLSTVGSAMAAKIHGLLAKRNIVQIDCPVSGGVGGAEKGTLAVMVSGPKAEFELLKGALDVIGKVFFIGEKPGAAQTMKLANNFLSATAMVATSEAVVMGVKAGLDPAVMIDVINAGSGMNTASRDKFPRSVLPRSFDFGFATGLMVKDVRLALEEMKQLGLSMDVADAVGRLWETVIAAEGANSDFTAAIKPIEKKAGVVVGGKAGGLAGK
- the lysA gene encoding diaminopimelate decarboxylase, which translates into the protein MNHFDYRNGVLHAEAVNLSELAATVGTPFYCYSTATLERHYRVFADAFAGEKVLVCYAMKANSNQSVLRTLAKLGAGADVVSGGELKRALAAGIPASKIVFSGVGKTEAELRAALAADILCLNVESEPELELLSRLATEMGKTARISIRVNPDVDAGTHAKISTGKSENKFGIPIVHAREVYARAAKLPGIEVTGTDVHIGSQITDLSKMETAFRILSEFVQTLRGDGHTISHVDFGGGLGIPYYMDREAPPAPDAYAAMVKRVSHNLGCTLMFEPGRMIVGNAGILVAKVIYVKHGDGKNFVIIDAAMNDLIRPTLYEAHHDILPVMQPAKGAATIVADVVGPVCETGDYLALDRTLPTPKPGDLIAVMTSGAYGAVQAGTYNTRPLVPEVLVKGDQYAVVRPRIEVEQLIAMDTPAPWL
- a CDS encoding lipoprotein, which encodes MTSKFRPAGSGWAIIVLSMSALALAGCGRKGPLDLPPTASSASTANVAAPGDTETEAQKTPSVFNPTYGADAAPAATKGRKKPFILDPLLDEPPGKK
- the argH gene encoding argininosuccinate lyase — its product is MSNKMWGGRFSERPDEIMEEINVSIDVDRHLFAQDIAASKAHAAMLAANGIITGSDAKNIGKGLDTILSEIGKGGFEFKRALEDIHMNVESRLSELIGPAAGRLHTARSRNDQVATDFRLYVRDIVDETDAALAAFQRALVERALEHAGTVMPGFTHLQTAQPVTFGHHLLAYVEMAARDRGRFQDARKRLNESPLGAAALAGTSFPIDRHATAKALAFDRPMANSLDAVSDRDFVLETLSAASICAVHMSRFAEEIVIWTSPLVGLIRLSDKFTTGSSIMPQKRNPDAAELVRAKTGRVIGALNGLLIVMKGLPLAYQKDMQEDKQGAMEGFAALSLAIRAMTGMVRDLVPDEAKMKLAAGEGYATATDLADWLVRTLKMPFREAHHVTGRIVAKAAEGGVALHELPLKEMQTIEPKITKDVLGVLSVESSVKSRTSFGGTAPKNVTSQAKAWAKRLEKERKLG